The genomic segment CGCGCACGGAGGCGAGGTCGGCCCGGTGCAGGAAGTTGTGCCCGACCTCGACCGCCGGGGCGTGGTCGCACAGGCCGACACAGGGCGCGCGCACGACGCGGACCGCATCCGAGGCCAGTTCGCGCTGCAGCGTCTCCAGCAGCTCGTCGGCGCCGAACATCGCGCAGGTGATGCTGTCGCAGACCCGGATCGTCAGGCGCGGAATGTCGGCCTCACCCTCCTTCACCACATCGAAATGCGCGTAGAAGGTCGCGGTCTCGAACACCTCGGCGAAGGCGAGGCTCATCTCGTCGGCCAGCGCCGCGAGATGATCGGCGCTGATCTGGCCGTAGGTGTCTTGGATCAGGTGCAGGTGCTCGATCAGCAGGTCGCGCTGGCGCGAACGGGTGCCGAGCAGTTCCTCGATCTCGACCTTGGCGTGGGGATCGACCTGACGCCCCTTCGGCACGGCGCGGGCGACGTTACGGCCACGGCCCGGATGCGCGAAGCTCCGGACAGTCCCACTTGCCTCACTCATGACGCGACCTGTGTTCCAACTAATGGGGACGGAGGGACGGAAAAGTGCCGGGGAGTGGGGCGGTTACTGGCCGCCGAAGGCGCGCAGCGGTTGTCCCGCCTCGGAGCGCGTCCGCATGGTGACCGCTCCCGATGCCTCGTCCAGCGAAGCGATACGGGGACCGACGACGGCGTCGAGTTCCGTCTCGAACGCGTCGAGCGCGGCGTTCAGTCGTTCCAGACGATCGGCGCCCGACGATCCGCCGCCTTCGGCTTCGAAAGCCTTCACCAGGACATCTCGAACCTGGGCGATCAATTCCTGCGTAAGCGGCGGCTTAGCTTGCGCGGCATAAGCATCCGTAACGGCGGCCGCGAGGCGGCTGACATCCATGATCATGCCTGCACAGGGGTGGAATAGGGGAGGCTTTGCATATTCGCTCGCCTGAGTTGTAGGGGGCCCGGTCTGAAATCAGGCGATATAATGCAGGTATTACGTCAGATTGTCATTATATTAAACTGCATGTGGAGCATACCCCACCAGCGTTTCACGCTGCCTCGGGGCCCGGTCCCATCGCATCCAGGCGGCAAGACAGGGGTTGACGACGACAGCGACACCTCTGCCGCAAGCCAAGCCTGACGATCCGACCTCGCCGCTGCATCTCCCCGCTCGCTGATGTCTCTGGCAACAGGGCTGGGACCACCATGCGCCGTCAGTTGCCCAGGCGCCGTTCAGGCGCCATGGAAACCCGCCTGTCGGAACGGGTTCTGGCGGCCTCGGGCGTGCCGCTGCCGGCGGCGATCAGCCTGCTGCGGTTGTCCCGGCCGACAGGCGACGCAAGAGGCTTCGTGGCCGGATACCTGCCGACACAGAGCTCATAGGCTCAGCTCCCTTCAGGCCGGCGATCCATGGCAACTCTGACCGCAACGATACACGATCTGTACGAGGGCGAGACCAGACGGGCGCACCGCTTCCGCTACGCCCTGCTCGTGTTCGACGTGGCGACGATCGCCTTCGTCATAGTCACCTCGTTCTTGCCGCTGATGCCCTGGATCATCGCCTGCGACCTGATGCTGGGCGTATGCGTGCTGCTCGATTTTGCCGCCCGCCTCAGCATCAGCCGCGCCCCTGCGCGCGAGTTCCTGCACCTGAGCACCTGGACCGACGTGATCGCGATCG from the Methylorubrum extorquens genome contains:
- a CDS encoding protein of unknown function (Evidence 5 : Unknown function); protein product: MRRQLPRRRSGAMETRLSERVLAASGVPLPAAISLLRLSRPTGDARGFVAGYLPTQSS
- a CDS encoding protein of unknown function (Evidence 5 : Unknown function): MIMDVSRLAAAVTDAYAAQAKPPLTQELIAQVRDVLVKAFEAEGGGSSGADRLERLNAALDAFETELDAVVGPRIASLDEASGAVTMRTRSEAGQPLRAFGGQ